The segment TTCTTCTCAGCACAAACCGTTACAGAAGAACAAATGGCAATACTTATAAGAGAATGCAGCGGTATAGTATGTCTTTGCATGAAAGAAGAAAAGGCAGATGAACTGGAACTACCTTTAATGGTCGAAGACAATACGAGTACATATGGTACGGCTTTTACAATTACAATTGAGGCAGCAGAAGGAGTAACTACAGGTGTATCAGCAGCAGATAGAGTTACAACAGTCAGAGCGGCATCACGTGATGGTGCTAAAGCCGAAGATTTGAATCATCCTGGTCATGTATTCCCTCTACGTGCCAAAAATGGCGGAGTACTTGAAAGAGATGGACATACGGAAGCAAATGTTGACCTTATGCAAATGGCGGGCCTTAAACCAATGGGAGTATTATGTGAAATTACCAATCCTGATGGTACAATGGCCAGAATGCCGGAGATTATAGAGTTTTCCAAAAGATATAACATGCCGATTGTTACAATTAACGATATAATCAAGTATAAACAGGAAGATATTTAATCACCCCCACACTTTTTTAATTATCTTTTTTCATGAGTGTTTTTATGATTGACTGGAATTATGATCTTATACGTACTATCAATAATCATTACAATAGAATTCTAAATCCTAGTGTTGATTTGTTTTATTTTATCAGAAACTTTGAAGAAATCTATCGTATGAGCATATCCGATGAGGTACTGCTACCCGATATTTTTCATGACGTGATGCTGTATACGTTAAATAACGTCAATGCAAGAAATAAGATAATAATATCCGAAGAGGAACAGTTCATACTGGACAATATATTAGAACAGAAACGTGTCATTCAACAGGAAAAAAGACAAAAGGCCTATGAAGAAGGACTGGATGCCTATTATAAATTCATTGTTGATGAAGTCATTGAATTTGTTGAATTATATCCGTTTTGGAGTCAGCTGATTATAAGAAAACAATAAGCATATCAAACAGTTAAATCAATTGATATATAGAATACTTA is part of the Methanosphaera sp. BMS genome and harbors:
- the ribB gene encoding 3,4-dihydroxy-2-butanone-4-phosphate synthase; its protein translation is MNHEEMLNGTYKERVETAIEALQNNNGVIVTDDESRENEGDIFFSAQTVTEEQMAILIRECSGIVCLCMKEEKADELELPLMVEDNTSTYGTAFTITIEAAEGVTTGVSAADRVTTVRAASRDGAKAEDLNHPGHVFPLRAKNGGVLERDGHTEANVDLMQMAGLKPMGVLCEITNPDGTMARMPEIIEFSKRYNMPIVTINDIIKYKQEDI